The sequence caagagtcatcggtattcgtcatgtcgtgcgcgttcgacgactactatatcaaggactatgacgtcatcttggcgccagaggtgatGCAGAGGAGGACTGAcagcaatgaccactcgccatcgtcggggtagcttttgtgtcggTCTGCCTTTaaatctcttcgcaaacacatacatttgtcttttttgtttaagcaagcgtgtatggtggtgcgtacctgatgactgacaatgtacgagggaacttctgccggcaggtgtggcacgtgctcttcaatgatgagaccatacaaatcgtggcatatatcgaagtctacatgatactgatggttacaatgtagtggtgaaacaactaaattaaaataacaaaatttatgtatggctaggattacaaatggattatgaaacattttttataacaatataagacacattttgtatataagttattatgttattatatgtttccgttgcaacggacAGGCACTCGCCTAGTCCCCAGAACACTGGTGATATTGCTCGGCCTGCCGTGAACATACATTTACTGGCATTTCGACGTTACGTACATGCATTTGACCGCTCTAACGCCACAGGCAGCCTGAAGCTTCCACCCATCCGATCCTCGCCTTCAGGAGCCGACCGCTCCTGCTCCCGCTGGCCCCAAAAGCTCCCGAACCAGAAGAGCCCTTCTTGCTCAATGATCGCCTCCCACACGCCGTCGTCTCTGACGACAGCGAAACACCACCTCCCTTTCCAATCGTTGGCGctgtcgtcgccgtcgccgtcgccgccgccgccgccgccgacgtccTCCTCTCCGACCCCAAACGCGGCTCCAAAGCCGTCGTCATCCAGGTCCAGCAGGTCGTCCATCTTCAGCCCGGCGGCCGCGTTTGATGGCGCCGGCGGCCTCCTCCTGTGCCGTCTCCTCAGGATGATCCTCTTGGTCTTCACGACCACCTTCCTGGGTAGCCGGACGAGGAGGAAGACGGTGACCTGCAACACCAGGCACGGACAGCAGCACCACACCACCAGGCCGGTCTCGCCGGCGCACGACGACATCGCTGCTGGACAGAAACGCAGAAGCAACAACGGTGGTGAGAGAGCACAGGAGAGATGGCGAGCGAGGGCATGgaaagggcggcgcggcagcagcagcagcagctgggaGCTTAGGATAACTGCATTGGTTGCTTGGAAGAGTGAGCCGGAGTTTAAGGTTGATTGAGCGGTGGCTACGGGGATCCATTTTGTTGATCCTTTCAAGCCAACTCGCCCCGAAGTCCCGAACTGTCGCAAGGGGCTACGTGGTCCTTGTTCTCAAGCTTTGGCCTACGCATTACAGAGGGGGACGAAAGGGCAAGCACTCCTGTTCTGTGTATCTGCATTTTGGCGCCTTTTTTCTTGGGACACACAACAACTTAAACATAAACAACAAGAAACAGGAGGCATGAGTGGCGTGGATGATGATTGTCGATTGCTGTGTTTAGCATAGGTCATAGGAATGGCAAATTAATATGTAAACCAGAAACCCTCGGAAATGTACCCACACACAACACAAAATTtggtttatttttttattttacgtaAAAATAATTAAGGTACAGTAGTAATTattttaaataagtaatttagcgAATAATCCATGAAATATTTTGTTATTACTCAACATAAGAAAGCTTAAATTTCATAGATATAAATTAATTATTGTTGTACTCCTAAGCCTCAATCATCATTCGCCCCCTCTGCCTCTCTTGACCATGACCAATTGTGACCACACTCTCTTGATTAGACCCAGACTcaatttcttcttcctcattaatTGGTTCTTCTGGTTTAGATTGGGCATCCCCTTCAATCTCTCTTGGCTAAGCCAACGTTGCACTCCTATACAGTTGTGTGACCTGCTTATCCCCATATGTCTCTGTAATTTATTTCCATGTCAGACTCGTAACAGCCTCAACATTAGAGCTATCTAAAAGGAACGTGTACACTTAAGAATAGGGTGAATTAGGATAAGTATTTTTTTCACTAATCTAGACCTCTATTTTTACTTCTTAAACAAAACTTATACGTATAACCAAACAAGCTAGTGCAACTAAAATTTTGTTTTAAGTATTTCTCTCTACCTACCGCAAAACGGAATTATGCAATCAAGGTTTCGTTCCTACCAACTAGCCTATAACTAGGTTAAGAAAGGTATACCATGCAATCAAAAGTAACAGTATAAATGCAGAAGCAAAAATAAGATAGAGATATAAATTCTGATTGATGCACCGATATTTTTACTAAGTATTAAAATCTTGTAAGGTTCTTACTAGTTCTCATTAGAGTTTGTGCGCAGAGGGTAGGTCACACGAGAGCCAAGCTCTCCTTTTAGTAAACTTCGAAGAGAACTGAGTCTTCTTCACACTCTGATTTGGTGACccgggatcccgggaggattggaggggattgaagggaaaattagtttatttcacCCTCAATCCCTCCAATCCTCCCGTGATCTCCTTGTCACCAAATACGTGGGCCAAGCTTCCGTCGAGGAAATAACCGTGAGTCTTCTTCGACATTGAGAAAAAGCGGGTTGAGTGGACTCCTTTTTTACTCATGCCCACGTCCTATGTGGCGATCAACGCCTACGTGGCAGGTTAAAACCAAATTCACGTCTACGAAAACAGACTCAACCATGCCTAGATGCTAAAACCTAACGGTTTTGAGAGTTGAGGTTGATGGACCAAAAGATTTTATAGTTGAGGATCAACTAAAAGGAAATGGTAGTTGAGGCTTGAGGGACAAAAAGTACACTTAATCCTCATATTTATGAGCACAAATCGACCAAATTATTATGAAAATGCATTTTTAAATTAAGCT is a genomic window of Zea mays cultivar B73 chromosome 5, Zm-B73-REFERENCE-NAM-5.0, whole genome shotgun sequence containing:
- the LOC109939875 gene encoding uncharacterized protein — encoded protein: MSSCAGETGLVVWCCCPCLVLQVTVFLLVRLPRKVVVKTKRIILRRRHRRRPPAPSNAAAGLKMDDLLDLDDDGFGAAFGVGEEDVGGGGGGDGDGDDSANDWKGRWCFAVVRDDGVWEAIIEQEGLFWFGSFWGQREQERSAPEGEDRMGGSFRLPVALERSNACT